From the Oncorhynchus kisutch isolate 150728-3 linkage group LG27, Okis_V2, whole genome shotgun sequence genome, the window GTATTTCCTTCCTTGGTGCAGGTGCGCGTACCGTATCGTGTGGTGGGGTTAGTGGTGGGGCCCAAGGGGGCGACCATCAAGCGCATCCAGCAGCAGACGCACACCTACATCGTGACGCCTAGCAGGGAGAAGGACCCCGTGTTTGAGGTGACTGGCATGCCTGAGAATGTGGACCGAGCCCGGGAGGAGATTGAGACGCACATCACCCTGCGGACCGGGGCCTTTGTGGACCTCCAGGGAGACAACGACTTCCACACTAACGGGACTGATGTCAGCCTAGAGGGCCTGGGCTCGCTGGCTGGGGGGCTGGGCGCTGCTCTCTGGGCTCGGGCCAACAACGCCCACCCTGCCCCTCCACCCCCGCCGCCTCCTCCACCACCCCCGCTCCCCATGGCCATGCACCAATCGTCTGGGAGGAAGCTGTCCTCCTCGGCCTCCTACCACCAACACAACGGAGGGATGGGCTCTGAGAGCTACAGCGCCCCCAGGAGGGCCACCGAGGGAGGTAGTCCCACCAGCCCATTCAGCACTAGCTCCAGCAATGCCGGCGGAGGAGGGGGGTTCACCTTCGGGGGTGACTCCACCCCAGGCCTCCCCTCTGAGGAGCTGGGCTTTGAGTTCAGCGCCTCCAACATCTGGGCCCCTTTCGTCaacggaggaggagggaagatCCCAGGTACCTCTCAGAAGCAGCCTCTCCGCAGAAACAGCAGCGGCCTGAGTGGCGGTGCCATCACCCCCCGCCTGTCCCCCACCCTGCCCTCTGATGCAGTGGTGGGACCCCTGGATCATCCACTGGCCCGTCGTGCCCAAAGCGACCCACTCAGCACCCTCTCCTGGCTGCAGTCGGGCGGTGCCGGTGCAGGGTCCTTCTCTGGAGCATCTAGCTCCAGCTCCGGAGGGTCATCCACCGGTTACTCCTCCTGCTCAGCCTCCTCCCTGCCCGGAGGCTCTCCCACCGATTCAGAGGGCGGGGGCAGTGGCCTGGGCTCTGGCATGCTGGGCCGGTTGAAGGCCGCGGCAGGCGCTGGTTCTGGAGGTCTGGTTTGCATGGGGCCAGGGGGTGTGAGCAGGGACTGCTTTGTGTGCTTTGAGAGCGAGGTGACAGCGGCTCTGGTGCCATGCGGCCACAATCTGTTCTGCATGGACTGCGCCGGACAGATCTGCCAGTCCGCTGAGCCCGAGTGCCCTGTCTGCCATACCACTGCCACACAGTGCATCCGTATCTTTTCCtaatagtcccccccccctcacccaccCGAAGACAAGGGATGGTATGGGGACTGAGGAGGGGGCGAGAGGGGTAGGGGTGTCATCTTTTAAAAAAAACGGAACTTTACGGTCTTACTATCCGAGAGAACTGCAGTGGACCATCAACTGTGGCGGGACGGACGGACATCAATGACCTTCTCCGCACATATGATGGACCACAATGATTACAATATTAGAAATGACACTATAAGGATGTTGATTTAATgataactataataataataatgaaaataTTTCCAGACTGACTGATTTTGATTGGTTCTGCGGACTGCAGAAACAGTATGGTGGGATCAAGAGGTTTCACGGTGGACTTGTGTGGAAGGAAACCAGTGTCTTATCTTTCTTCTGGATTTTGTTCTGACCTGGACCAGCCTTCAGGCCTGAATTAGCTCAGCCTCTAGGTTGCCAGGCTGTCTGTATAGTTTCATCCTctcgtttctttttcttcttcagaTATCTCTGCCTGCTTCTCTCACAAGCCTTTTCCTTTGACACTTTTGTACTTAATAGCAGATATTTTTCGACGGAGCTGCCTAGGCCTGCACTTTTCTACTCAGTTTCCTTTTCAATGTTCTTTGACAGGATGCAAAACGCTGTTTTTTTGGTCTTCTGAGTTCTCTCCTGTTCTTTATTTTCagctctctctcgccatctctcctctctctgattcagaggggttgggtttaaatgtggaagacacatttcaatacaactgactaggtctctCTTGCTAGCTAGTATAGTGACATAAAGGAAATGCTTTATGAGCCTGGAACTGACTTTAAAACAGCCACAGAGACACCTATCAGACAAAAACAAGCCAGAAGGCCCTCCTAGATCTTATGAAGACTGAAACACTTAAGGTATTTATACTGTTCAAAAACTGATATCCAATGTTGTGGTTTTAATGACTAGTATAGGAATAATACAATGGTGTTAAGTTTATTTAAGGAATATCAGAACTAATGCCAGAGGTCAGTTACTCAGTCCCCCTTGGTCCTTctttctctcaacccctctctctccctctccacccaaTCGCTGTCCTTCAATAGTTCCAGTTTTTGGGACCattcttccactctctcttccccctgtggaGCTCAGTGTAGACACCAAGCCATCCATAACCCAGTCCACTCAGATCCTCTGTTACAGTTTGCTTTGGAGAgctaatgtattttttttttaacaggtcTTTGGCTTTTGACTGTAAAGTATGTGGCCCATGTTGCCCCTGACTCCCTACTCTCTGAACTGCATTGACGTCGAGTAGGATAAGATGGGTCttgatgtcacacacacacacacaggaatgtcTTGTCCAATAGGGGTCTTGGTTAAGGGGAGGTGGCCCACCCCCAGTATTAGGGGCATCCGAATGAGCTGTCTGTGCCCTGAGCGACACATTGTAATGTTATTAGACCCCCTCCTCCTCGGGTTCCTCGATTTGAGGGATTTTTGGTCTTCCGCGCCCCTGCCTCAACTCCCCCAGCAAAGCTCTTTAATCTCCTAGTCCAACCTGGATCACCCCTCCCAAGTGACATTGTCCCCCTAGGAGATCTATTTTGTGTTTCTATTTTTGTGTTTGTATTTTCAAATCAACTGCCTCTCTTACTGTGTTTTTAAGTATGACATGGTTGGTTTTGGTGTGACGGTACATGGTTGTTATATATGCAGCCCTCTGAACGTACATGCGCATCTACTCCTAGAGTCAGACAAGCCATGGCAAACAAAATCAAAACAATGAATGGGAGAAGAAAAAGGGCTTCCTTGCgcacacacgcatatacacactaCATTTTCAGATGTTAACCTTGTTATCAGTGACAACAGCGAGAATAATCAACTTATCCAATATGGCAGCTAGTAGCTAGTTCATCCAGGGCTTCCAGACACTCTGTGTTCAAACCCCAACAGCTGCAGAATGTGTTGCTTGTTCTTTTCTCACTGGTCAACCCTGTCAGCACCAGCCCTTCTCAGTCATGTCCATCGCCTGTGAACGAATTAACAGAAGGCTCTGTTCCAATACTTTTCAAATGCAGCATCCCTTTCTACCCTCACACCTTCAGGTACTATCCACTGATCTACCATGTGTGGACAGGTGAAAGCAGGTTCTCtactggatttttttctcaataATGTCACTTCAGATGAGTGACTACCTtcagggagggagaaggaacggatgcagggcagcaggtagcctagcagtgagagcgttgggccagtaaccgcaaggttgctggttcgaatacccgagccaacaaggtgaaaaaaATCTCTGTGCACGGCACTTAACCCTCATGTGCTCCATGGACAACATACTactatagctgaccctgtaaaacaaagCATTTCATTGCACCTATCTGGTGTGACAATGAAACAGAatttatatgttttttttaaagagaatgaACAGGCAATTCACATTGCTACAGATCTCAAGTATAGTCTCTGTGCTTGAGGGTCAAGCCGGGCTACTTTTTAACAAACAACTTCTATGTCTGTGAGATGCCTGACTAAATAAGCTCGTCAAGTGAAGGGGACAGCGGCTTAACGTCGTAGTCTGTAATCTAATAATCGACCCTCCACATTTAACTACACCGCAATGCTCCCTACTTGAATGGCCCTTCATGTCCACAGATGTGGAGCTAGTAGCTGGCTGACTGAGTCATATTTCACTGAAGACTATAATGGTGCTTTGGTGCAACTCACTACTGACATAGATACCGTTTTCTACCACagcacctctccccctctttttttAGGAGTTAACTGTATAACTGGCAACCCtgaccccgctctctctctccccacaacGTGTGAGGGATCTGTGTAAACTGGCAACCCGTCCTTGCTGGGTCTAACTTTAAATGTTTTTAGTACAGTTTTTCTCTGCTCCTGCAGACTCAAGTTGGGTGCAGGGAAGGATGTGACCACGTCTTTTAAAGGAACAGATAAACTATGACTGTTGTGTCtcactttttttgtgtgttaaaaAGGGTCAATCTTAAAGGCCCTTTTCCAGAACTGCCCATGACTTCTCAGTCACTAAAATGTCCAGAGTTGAATTTGCCAGGTGGTTCTGGTCTGGTTGTTTCACCAGGTCATGTACAGTAGCATGAACAGTTAAAGGGTACAGAATATTCTCATATTGACTGCAGAttattttttgctgaatttaaCCCCTGACCCCCACCCCATTTAAGGTTTGAATACAGGGTTTATAGAGGGTCCTTAAGGAGTGATCTCTGACCTTTTTGTGACAAAGTTGGACCCAGGGGGAGCCACGCCCATCCGGGAAAGCCGCTCCCCCTGGAACTTCGCCTTCCTATTTTGCTTTAATCCTTTAACGCAGAACCAAAATGTTATGTTAGCAAACAAGGTTTCAGGCCTGACTTGTGTATATACCCTGAATACAATCAATGGGATGTCATTTTCAAAAAGTTACCAGACTTAAGTAAGGAAGTTGTAGTTTTTAAAAACATGTAACATTATTTGTAGGTTAACCATGTGCATGTCTTCAAGCCATCAGGCATTAGCAAATAATTTTTCAGAGGAAAATAACTTTTTAcactttatttttacaatttatttGCTTACCTAAATATCCCAGACAATAATGTGACCCTTTTTATTACttcaaaatattttattttccatatttttttattttatttcctgTGTACAACATGTAGGCAATTTataacaaaattagaaaaaattaTTGAAGAAATTttaaaattgaaatatattttattttaaagttTATGGACCTTTTAACCGTGAGCCGGAacaatatatgcatataatttgaGCTGTCTTGACGGTTGAGAAATGTATCAAGAGTTTTATTTTTTATGCTTCTTTAATAAAATCTTGTTTTTGGTTTCATTTTTTTTACTGTAAAACAATAACCCTATTGTGATTGTTTTTTTCACTCCACTTTTTATGGTTGGAATACTGCATGGCTGTGTGGTTACCTTGCATTCCAAACTTCCAACCAAATCAGTGAGCCACGAGTCTTATGGACAGCCTATGTAAACATATCTGAACAAATTACGCAAGATTTTAGTTTTGGGTTAACTGAGATTAGTGAGCTACACCGCTCCTTCAAGGATACGAATGCTAATTTGGTGTGGTTTGAAAATGATACATTTATCGGTTGACTGGCTTGGTTAACAAAACTGAAGCATggatgtccatagactgcttcCAGAGCAAAGTAAAAAGtaactttttttaaatatgtGTGAACTATCCCTTGCAGTAGGTCCCTTATTGTTCTTATTCCACCACATGGTGGCAGTAGATACTTATTGGCTAGATGCTATGAACGATGGGTGTGCATACAGCGGCCTAACAAAACTCTCCCATTCAGAGGGGAGGCATTGCAGTTCAGTTGGCAGCTTGTAGATAGGTTTAGGATGGACAGTGTCTTTTTTTACATGTGGTCATTGAGTATAACAGAATAAAGAATAGGCAGTTTGTGACAAATGCCTTTTTAATAGGAAGCAGTTCACAACCAAGCTGCATTCCAACCCACCTTAATCCTTGACGAAGAACAATCAATCATAATGAGAAAGAAATGAGAAACATCCTCAAAAAAAAATTCTCATGTGAATTCTGTGTACAGGCTACATTCATATTGGTAAAATTTTGTCTTTACAAGCCTTTTGAATTTTTTTTCACAATTCATTATCATTAATTAGGTATTCAGATAAGAAAAACAAGATGTCTGGTAACATCAAAGAGATGTGTGCTGGCATGATGAAGTTAATTTTCCTTTCATGCACTGGTGTTTTGTTTTTATTCACGGGGGTCGGCGTTGCTTGGTCTCCATGGAGATGTTggcatgcatgcatgcgtgttCATCTCACATGTGCCCTTTTGTGCTTGAGCATATGTCAGTGTGTGTAGTAGAAGACAATAGGTTATTGTAATTAAGTGATACATTCTCACTATCAGTGGCACACTCGGCTCTCATAATCCTGTGATGTGAAATGACATTCAGAAGCCTTGCATTTGGTTCAACGGGTCAAAATCAAAAGATGAAAACAGAACATTAATGGATTAACTCTCCCTCCACAGTGCAACATAACACAGGCCATGTTGCCCTCTAGCAGTGGAAATAGTAGAAGAAGCTCGAGTTGATTTTAATTTACAATAAGCAGAAACATCACAATAGAAGCGCTTTGTGCTAACACCCATCATTTTGCATTGTAAATGTAGAACTGTTCAAAAATGGACAGACACGTCTGTGTAACATGGGGTGTTTTCTGTATAGTAAGATCAGCTGTGACATGGTAAGTGAGTGGTTGATATATATAGAGGGGTTGTGTTGATTATTACCACCGTCGTATTATTGAACTACTACATTGTCATCTACAATGGCTTGGGGGTTGACACTCCTGCTAGCCAACATTGGTCTTTGAAAAACATTAGCTGGTCCGTTTGAGCTGGCCCATTCACCGCAATCCCCGCAAAGTCATCCAGTGGAAAAGTCTGACCAGGAGCTGACTGAACAGCAGATAGGTCTTAATGTAAGCCGGACTGCTCTCCCGCATTCCTAAAGTATTCCCAGTCTTACAAGAAACACACACTTCCTATGAGGGGATTGAGATGAGTCCATTACAACAGGGAATTCCCCATTCAGTGATCCAATGAAAAGTTGGGATTTGGCATCCCGCTGCTAGAATCTGGGTATTGCAGTTGGATCTCCTGGGCGTGCCACAAGTTTCCAGTGATTATGTTGGGATTATATTGCTTGCAACCACATTAAAACAGATGAACTCTTAGCCCAGAAGTCAGGTAGGATAGGACAGACGCACAAACACACTCCAAAATGCGCTGAAAACTTTTGACAGGAAAATGCAGGGACAAATTGACCAGAAAGACAACTACTGTAGATATTGTCTTAAAACACAGAATCAGATTATCATGAAGGCAGTCAGAGAGACCACGCCATTGCTATGGGTGGCCTATGGGTTGGTAATTGTCTGGCCCATAGCCTAGAAAACATTTCTTACATTTTCACAAATGCAGACATATGGACTGACTAGGCAGTGTCCTTTCTGTGTCTGATGGTCATGTAGCCCTTTGCAGTATTTGTGCACTTTCAGGGGAACATAGTGTTTTTGTGAGAAGTTGACGCAACCATACTCCTTTATAGTGTTGTGAAACGAACGCCATTGCTAGAGTAGGTGAGTATGTAAAAAGAGCAGACCATCTTCAAAACGTACATGCTTGGGTCTATTGCACCATGTCAGTGTCTGTACATTATGGCCATATGGTGTGTTCCAAACAAGCCGACTAACATCCAACAACTGATCCAAACCTCAGGTAGGCCACCCTCTACGGATGTGAAAGTCTGGCATGTCTTACAagaatttcactacacctgcaataacatctgctaaacatgtgtatgcgaccaataaaactTGATTAGATTACAATCCTAAAAAATACAGTCATATCAGACATCGGAACATTCTTATCTCGCTCTGTGTTTCACACTGTATAGTAGTTTGGATAGTGGTTATATGCACTGTGCACACAGGTATAAGGTGTCAAGTCTCAGTATTGGGGGGAGAGGGGGTCTGTACAGCTGCTGTGGTAATATCAAATTAATCACAGTGTTCTGAGAATTGTGTTCAACATGCAGGAAGTAGATCACATCAAGTAGGGGGAAGTTGCATCCAGTTTGATAtacactgaacataaatataaatgcaacatgaagtgttggtcccatgtttcatgagctgaaataaaatatcactGACATTTTTACATATGCGCAAAAATATAATTTCTCTCACATTCCTCTTACTGAGCATTTCTTCCTTTACAAAGATAATccatacacctgacaggtgtggcatatcaagaagccaaTTAAATGgcttgatcattacacaggtgcaccttgtgctgaggacaattaAAGGtgactaaaatgtgcagttctgtcacacaatGTCAACGTTGAGAATAGagtggacaacaaacacaattgcattttatcgatggcaatataaatgcacagagataccgtgacgagaccCCGAAAATCACCCTGTTTTTCCATGGCAggcatactcagacatgtcacacattgcatgtttgggatgctctggatcgacgtgtacgaaagcatgttccagttaccccaatatccagcaactttgcacagctattgaagaggagtgggataacattccacaggccacgatCAACAGACTGAAggatgtgtcacactgcatgaggcaaatggtggtcacaccagatatttactagttttctgatccacggccctacgttttctgatccacgccccctttaaaaaaaaggtaacTAATCTcagtgtgaaatccatagattagggtctaataaATTTATGTCAATTGacggatttccttatatgaactctaactcagtaaaatattttaaattgttggATGTTgcgattatatttttgttcaatgccTTCGGAAAGCATTAAGACCTCTAGACTTTttcacattgtgttacgttacagccttattctgaaatagatatattttttaaatcctcagcaatctacatacaataccccataatgttagcaaattcaaataaaaaacagaaataccttatttacataagtgttcagaccttttgctatgagactcaaaattcagctcaggtgcatcccgtttccattgatcatccttcagatgtttctacaacttgaatggagtccacctatggtcaattaaattgactggacatgatatggaaaggcacacacctgtccctaaggtcccacagttgacagtgcatgtcagagaaaaaaccaagccatgaggtcgaaggaattgtccgtagaacacagagacaggattgtgttgaggcatagatctggggaagggaaccaaaaacATTTCCGCAGCATTTAAGgacatcatttttaaatggaagaagtttggaaccatcaagactcttcctagagctggccgcgcggccaaactgagcaatcgggggagaacggccttggtcagggaggtgaccaagaacccaatggtcactctgacagaactctgtggagatgggagaacctttcagaaggaccaccatatctgcagcactctaccaatcaggcctttatggtagagaggacagacagaagacactcctcagtaaacggTACATGACAAGGTACatgaacaagattctctgttctaatgaaaccaagattgaactctttggcctgaatgccaagcgtcacgtctggaggaaacctggcaccatccctacggtgaagcatggtggtagcagcatcatgctgtcgggatgtttttcagcggtagggactgggaaacgtgtcaggatcgaggcaaagatgagcggagcaagtacagagagatacttgatgaaaacctgctccagagcgctcaggacctcagactaggtcaaaggttcaccttccaacaggacaatgaccctatggtcaaaacacaacaagacagtcttcaagagggcacgacaaagcccaTTCCTCCTCaggggactgaaaagatttggcatgggtcctcagatcctcaaaaagttccacAGCTAAACCATCGAGAGCGTGGTTTAGCTGTTTaagctgactggttgcatcactgcctggtatggcaactgctccgtctccgaccgcaaggcactatagaGATTAGTGCGTATTCAGGGGTTGGATGTGCTCAGAGAAAACACTCTCAAAGGAGTTGACAAACCAAACAAATACCACGTAATTATAACTTCAGACCAATTTTTCAAGTTTTGCAGAGAATGAATAGCTCTTGCATTTCTACATCactgtgaccaagcttcctgccatctaggacctctataccaggcggtgtcagaggaaggccctaataattgtcaaagaccagccaacctagtcatagactgttctctctgctaccgcatggcaagtggtaccggagcgccaagtctaggtccaaaaggcttcttaaagcttctacccccaagccataagactcctgaacaactaatcaaatggctacccagactatttgcattgtccctccccctcaccccctcccttatgctgctgctactctctgtttattatctatgcatagtaacctttactctacctacatgtacatattaccgcaACTAACCCGTggcccagcacattgactctataccagtaccccctgtatatagcctgtctgctgtattttactgctgctctttaatattTTTGTTATTTAAATTTAATTTTTTATCACATatctttcttaaaactgcattgttggttaagggcttgtaagtaagcatttcactgtaaggtctacacctgttgtattcgattTGGCATGTGccaaatcaaattggatttgaaagcacacagccaagacaacgcaggagtggcttcgggacaagtttctgggccgagcggcccagccagagcccggacttgaacccgatcgaacatctctggaaagacctgaaaatagctgtgcagcaacgctccccatccagcctgacagagcttgagaagattcCCAAAtacactccccaaatacaggtgtgccaagcttgtagcgtcatacacaggaagactcaaggctgtaatcgctgccaaaggtgcttcaacaaaagtactgagtaaagtgtctgaatacttacttaaatgtgatattttttatgAATGAGAAAAAACAACCCAAttctttttttttgcattgtcattatggggtattgtgtgtggattgatgagtaaaaaatccatttaatccattttagaacaaggctgtaacgtaacaaaatgtggaaaaagtctaggggtctgaatactttcataaGGCGCTGTAAGATCAGAGTTAAATTTCCACCTCCCTAACAGGCAAAGTGAGGACAAGGGGATTGtacgctgatcctagatctgtgccttatGGCATCTTCTACCCAAAACACATCACACAGCAGGAAGACAGCacaacataaaaaaaacagagagaacaacagactGTTATATTGACAGACAGAGGAGTAagagttggggttagggttagggctgctCTCCTGAACATGCAGAGGTCAAAGTGCAAAGTCATCCATAACTCCTCAGGTGATATTTTTTTCACAATCTCACATTTCTGCATTAAATGTATagaaaaattggatgtaatatgCAAGAGTGAAAGAGAGCAGCAGAAATTGATAAACTGATTGATAGGTGTACAAAATCTATCTATGGCCGAAGGAACCGTTGGACAGTGTTTGGACACGTGCTAAATCATTGTGATAGAGATCATTAGTGTGTTTATGACCATGTTTTGTATAACATATGCATATGTTGTGTGGGTTCACGTATGTGTTTGCCTGtattgtttgtgtgtatatagagtGCACGTTTTTGTGCACCCCTGTGTATGTtccgtgactgtgtgtgtctgcatcagTATCTCTCGACCTGTTCTCTCAGCTCCCCTGTCCCTCTTCAGCAGGGCGCTGGTCTGACTTCAGCTTGACGAACTCTTTGGCCACCTCATCGTTGTTGCGTTGGGATAGGATCCTCAGTACTGTCAGGCCCGTCTCGTCCATGTGGACCCTCTTCCCCAGGGGGAGCCAGCACGTCACGCTGCCCCTAGAGGCCATGTCCTTCAACTGCATCAGGGCCATACCCACTGTACGGTCCTCCCTGGCGAAGCAGTAGTCCTTCACACACAGCTGCAGCTCATAACCCTCAGGACCCAACTCACTTCCCAGGGAACTGGAGAGGAGACGGAGAAGAGGTGGGTTGGATAGTGCACACATATTGACATTGACACGCGAGCACACACACCCTAACCAGAAATAGGCCTGATATACTCACTACTGAAAGGTCTCGTTAAACTTGGGCGACCAGCTGTTGTTCTTCGACTTGGTGGCGTGTTTCCTCTTCTTGTCACTGAGGTGGGGACCGATGATGTAGACCTCCACGAAGGGACGGAAGATTCCCTGGGTCTGCCACTTAATGTCATTGGCAGccaccactgggagagagaaagggttgTGGGTTTTTGCAGTGCATTTCAGAGAAGCTCAAGTCTAGTGCAATTATGTATGTAAAGCCCATTATTACCCCTCCCTTATGCCCTCCCTTTCCCCAtaaccccctccatctctttctccttccccctcactccatctctcaccTCTCACAGTGATCTTGTGTTCTCCAGTGTTGGGGTGGGTGAAGATCTCCACATGCATGACCACCTCTCCGATTGGCTCCTCCACTCCCGACCCTACCAGAGGTCAAGTGTTAACCGTGACATAagacacacagcgttgagatcaCTTCTGTTGACCAGAACACTCTGTAAACCCCAAAGTGTTTCAGTTGGTAGCAAGCAAGTTTAATGCACAATAAAGCAAAGGCAGGCTGATAAATCTGTCTACACAATGCATCGGTGTGTCGGTGTGCGTGTGTCTGGCTATGTCTAGACGTTGGGATCGTTCTACCACGAATCCTCTCCTCCATTATCCATTCCCTGATTACAATCTTTCATCCAAGTTTTAtcgtcacgtgcacaagtacgtGTCTGTGTGGCCTACAAGGGCTGGACAGATATCGGTTCAATCCGGTTAGTGTAAGGGTGCAGCAGTGCTTGGCTGGCTGGCCCATAGCTACAGTAGGTTTAGAGCCAGGGTTAAAGCCTGCAGCTGGTTTGCACCAGACTGTAATTCTCCTGAAACGTGCTGTTTACATTGAATGTGTATGGAGAGGGGGAGTGTGGAGAGGTGAGAAGGCACTTACCCTTCTCTGGTAATGTGTCTTCATTCAGGGTATACCTGACCCCCTTCCCTCCATGGActagcagggagagaggagaaagttcAGTAGGATATCC encodes:
- the LOC109871947 gene encoding RNA-binding protein MEX3B, with product MPSPLFHPEIMDHDMVVSSQHNGVSLPRETDQESRDEDHQDALRFALDQLSFMALEKVDCGGGGLVDTLDGNQGPCSGNSNGGYVDLQMLEHQGGSRDSPTSCSPSPEYYGSGGYHMTGPHSHPMLGEQSSVLCNRKRSVNMTECVPVPSSEHVAEIVGRQGCKIKALRAKTNTYIKTPVRGEEPVFIVTGRREDVEMAKREIVSAAEHFSMIRASRCKAGATGTGAPGTGGVLPGPPHLPGQTTIQVRVPYRVVGLVVGPKGATIKRIQQQTHTYIVTPSREKDPVFEVTGMPENVDRAREEIETHITLRTGAFVDLQGDNDFHTNGTDVSLEGLGSLAGGLGAALWARANNAHPAPPPPPPPPPPPLPMAMHQSSGRKLSSSASYHQHNGGMGSESYSAPRRATEGGSPTSPFSTSSSNAGGGGGFTFGGDSTPGLPSEELGFEFSASNIWAPFVNGGGGKIPGTSQKQPLRRNSSGLSGGAITPRLSPTLPSDAVVGPLDHPLARRAQSDPLSTLSWLQSGGAGAGSFSGASSSSSGGSSTGYSSCSASSLPGGSPTDSEGGGSGLGSGMLGRLKAAAGAGSGGLVCMGPGGVSRDCFVCFESEVTAALVPCGHNLFCMDCAGQICQSAEPECPVCHTTATQCIRIFS